One Saccharopolyspora erythraea NRRL 2338 genomic region harbors:
- a CDS encoding glutamate-5-semialdehyde dehydrogenase: MTTSTQAPSTKAQGEELREQVLAAARRAKQAAAELAVANRDTKDALLHDMADALVRRAPEIIAANDLDVAAGREAGLAEDMIDRLRLDDDRIAGMADGLRTVAGLPDPVGEVLRGQVLPNGLQLQQVRVPLGVVGIVYEGRPNVTVDAAGLTLKAGNAVLLRGSSSAERSNTVLVSILTDVVVEHGLPADSVQLLPCHDRASVRYLITARGLVDVVIPRGGAGLISAVVEQATVPAIETGVGNCHVYVDAKADVDTALRILLNSKARRVSVCNAAENLLVHQDIAAEFLPRALSELHSAGVTVHGDEQVVEAGGPNVVPATAEDWDTEYLSHDIAAAVVESLPAAVEHIRAHGSGHTEAIVTDDVRAARQFSAQVDAAAVMVNASTAFTDGGEFGMGAEIGISTQKLHARGPMGLPELTSTKWLAFGDGHVRGTGASGVNSCPAG; this comes from the coding sequence GTGACCACGAGCACGCAAGCCCCCTCCACGAAGGCCCAGGGCGAGGAGCTGCGCGAGCAGGTCCTCGCGGCGGCCCGCCGCGCCAAGCAGGCCGCCGCCGAGCTGGCCGTTGCCAACCGGGACACCAAGGACGCCCTGCTGCACGACATGGCCGACGCGCTGGTGCGGCGTGCGCCGGAGATCATCGCCGCCAACGACCTCGACGTGGCCGCCGGCCGAGAGGCCGGACTGGCCGAGGACATGATCGACCGGCTGCGCCTGGACGACGACCGGATCGCCGGGATGGCCGACGGACTGCGCACCGTGGCGGGCCTGCCGGACCCGGTCGGCGAGGTGCTGCGCGGGCAGGTGCTGCCCAACGGCCTGCAGCTCCAGCAGGTGCGGGTGCCGCTGGGCGTTGTCGGCATCGTCTACGAAGGCCGTCCGAACGTGACGGTGGACGCGGCCGGGCTGACCCTCAAAGCGGGCAACGCGGTGCTGCTGCGCGGCTCGTCCTCGGCGGAGCGGTCCAACACCGTGCTCGTCTCGATCCTCACCGACGTCGTCGTCGAGCACGGGCTGCCCGCCGACTCGGTGCAGCTGCTGCCGTGCCACGACCGGGCCTCGGTGCGCTACCTGATCACCGCGCGCGGGCTGGTCGACGTGGTCATCCCGCGCGGCGGCGCGGGCTTGATCTCGGCGGTGGTCGAGCAGGCGACCGTGCCGGCGATCGAGACCGGCGTCGGCAACTGCCACGTCTACGTCGACGCCAAGGCCGACGTGGACACCGCGCTGCGCATCCTGCTCAACTCCAAGGCGCGCCGGGTCAGCGTGTGCAACGCCGCGGAGAACCTCCTGGTGCACCAGGACATCGCCGCGGAGTTCCTGCCGCGCGCGCTGTCCGAACTGCACTCGGCGGGGGTGACCGTGCACGGCGACGAGCAGGTCGTCGAGGCGGGCGGCCCCAACGTCGTGCCCGCCACGGCCGAGGACTGGGACACCGAGTACCTCTCGCACGACATCGCCGCCGCGGTGGTGGAGTCGCTGCCCGCCGCGGTCGAGCACATCCGCGCCCACGGCTCCGGGCACACCGAGGCGATCGTCACCGACGACGTGCGCGCGGCCCGGCAGTTCAGCGCCCAGGTCGACGCGGCCGCGGTCATGGTCAACGCCTCCACGGCGTTCACCGACGGCGGTGAGTTCGGGATGGGCGCCGAGATCGGGATCTCCACCCAGAAGCTGCACGCGCGCGGCCCGATGGGCCTGCCCGAGCTGACCTCGACCAAGTGGCTGGCCTTCGGCGACGGGCACGTGCGAGGCACGGGCGCCTCCGGCGTGAACTCCTGCCCGGCCGGCTGA
- a CDS encoding TetR family transcriptional regulator, which yields MSASPRRRRDSAATREALLRAAAELFAERGFEQATVRDVAARAGVNQALLFRYFGSKQELFAEVLARDSRGMLDEPLEELPRRLLEAVLAARHTGEDHPFAAMLRSFSDERAAQLLREELGRRYVARLSELSGADDAELRAEIVLACVFGLGLARSVLRSPALVEAAPEAVAEHMVRVVETLLGDERS from the coding sequence GTGTCCGCCAGCCCGCGCCGGCGGCGCGACTCCGCGGCGACCCGCGAGGCGCTGCTGCGTGCCGCCGCGGAGCTGTTCGCCGAGCGCGGGTTCGAGCAGGCGACGGTCCGCGACGTCGCCGCCCGCGCGGGCGTGAACCAGGCGCTGCTGTTCCGCTACTTCGGATCCAAGCAGGAGCTGTTCGCCGAGGTCCTGGCCAGGGACAGCCGCGGGATGCTCGACGAGCCCCTGGAGGAGCTGCCGAGGCGGCTGCTGGAGGCGGTGCTGGCCGCCCGCCACACCGGTGAGGACCACCCGTTCGCGGCGATGCTGCGTTCCTTCAGCGACGAGCGCGCGGCGCAGCTGCTCCGCGAGGAGCTGGGCAGGCGCTACGTCGCGCGGCTGAGCGAGCTGAGCGGTGCCGACGACGCCGAGCTGCGCGCCGAGATCGTGCTGGCCTGCGTGTTCGGCCTGGGCCTGGCCAGGTCGGTGCTGCGCAGCCCGGCGCTGGTCGAGGCCGCGCCGGAGGCGGTCGCCGAGCACATGGTGCGCGTGGTCGAGACACTTCTCGGTGACGAGCGCTCCTGA
- a CDS encoding cytochrome P450, with protein MPEPRPYPFSAAERLNLDPFYARLRAQEPMSRVKLPYGEAAWLATRYEDAKVVLADPRFSRAAVLEKDEPRMRPGITGGGILSMDPPDHTRLRRLVAKAFTQRRVERLRPRTQEIADGLVDRMIEHGSPADLVEEFALPLPITVICELLGVPYEDRDDFREWSDAFLSTTKLTPEQVVDYMDRMFGYMAGLIAKRRVDPQDDLMSALIEARDEHDKLTEQEMVQLAAGILVAGHETTATQIPNFVYVLLTHPDQLEGLLADLDGLPRAVEELTRYVPLGVAAVFARYAVEDVELGGVTVRAGEPVLVSASSANRDEAVFDDPDRLDLTRENNAHIGFGHGPHHCLGAQLARLELQVGLRTLLTRLPGLRFAGGEDDVVWKEGMLVRGPSKLEVAWQSE; from the coding sequence ATGCCCGAGCCGAGGCCCTACCCCTTCAGCGCCGCCGAGCGGCTGAACCTCGACCCCTTCTACGCGCGGCTGCGCGCCCAGGAGCCGATGTCGCGGGTCAAGCTGCCCTACGGCGAGGCCGCCTGGCTGGCGACCAGGTACGAGGACGCCAAGGTCGTGCTCGCCGACCCCCGGTTCAGCCGGGCCGCGGTGCTGGAGAAGGACGAGCCGCGGATGCGCCCGGGCATCACCGGCGGCGGCATCCTGAGCATGGACCCGCCGGACCACACGCGGCTGCGCAGGCTGGTGGCCAAGGCGTTCACCCAGCGCCGCGTCGAGCGGCTGCGTCCGCGCACCCAGGAGATCGCCGACGGCCTGGTGGACCGGATGATCGAGCACGGCTCGCCCGCCGACCTCGTCGAGGAGTTCGCCCTGCCGCTGCCGATCACCGTCATCTGCGAGTTGCTCGGCGTGCCCTACGAGGACCGGGATGACTTCCGCGAGTGGTCGGACGCCTTCCTGTCGACCACCAAGCTGACACCCGAACAGGTCGTCGACTACATGGACCGGATGTTCGGCTACATGGCGGGGTTGATCGCCAAACGGCGGGTGGACCCGCAGGACGACCTCATGAGCGCGCTGATCGAGGCCCGCGACGAGCACGACAAGCTGACGGAGCAGGAGATGGTCCAGCTCGCGGCGGGCATCCTGGTCGCGGGTCACGAGACCACCGCGACCCAGATCCCGAACTTCGTCTACGTCCTGCTCACCCACCCGGACCAGCTCGAGGGCCTGCTCGCCGACCTCGACGGCCTGCCCCGCGCCGTCGAGGAGCTGACCCGGTACGTGCCGCTCGGCGTCGCGGCGGTCTTCGCCCGCTATGCGGTGGAGGACGTCGAGCTGGGCGGCGTCACGGTCCGCGCCGGGGAACCGGTGCTGGTCAGCGCGTCGTCGGCCAACCGCGACGAGGCCGTCTTCGACGACCCCGACCGGCTCGACCTGACCCGCGAGAACAACGCCCACATCGGCTTCGGGCACGGCCCGCACCACTGCCTCGGCGCCCAGCTCGCCCGACTGGAGCTCCAGGTCGGCCTGCGCACGCTGCTGACCCGCCTGCCCGGCCTGCGGTTCGCCGGCGGCGAGGACGACGTGGTGTGGAAGGAAGGCATGCTCGTGCGCGGCCCTTCGAAGCTCGAAGTGGCGTGGCAATCTGAATGA
- a CDS encoding ferredoxin, whose translation MAWLVELDGDTCIGSGMCIGTAPDHFGVDEGGASCVLKERVEPADAVVDAAESCPVEAIKVRDAETGEVLAPLE comes from the coding sequence ATGGCTTGGTTGGTCGAGTTGGACGGCGACACCTGCATCGGCTCGGGCATGTGCATCGGGACGGCCCCCGACCACTTCGGTGTGGACGAGGGCGGTGCCTCCTGCGTGCTGAAGGAGCGGGTGGAGCCGGCCGACGCGGTGGTGGACGCCGCGGAGTCCTGCCCGGTCGAGGCGATCAAGGTTCGCGACGCCGAGACCGGCGAGGTGCTGGCTCCGCTGGAGTGA
- the nadD gene encoding nicotinate-nucleotide adenylyltransferase, producing MSRRRRIGVMGGTFDPIHHGHLVAASEVQAQFGLEQVIFVPTGQPWQKTHEVVSPAEDRYLMTVVATASNPRFQVSRVDIDRAGPTYTADTLADLRALYPEAELYFITGADALEQILSWHRVDELFELAHFIGVTRPGYQLAGEHLPKGAVSLVEIPAMAISSTGCRQRVRAGLPVWYLVPDGIVQYIAKRGLYRGEDDSAGVEWGPRPSGT from the coding sequence ATGTCTCGTCGGCGCCGCATCGGTGTCATGGGTGGCACCTTCGATCCGATCCACCACGGCCACCTGGTCGCGGCCAGTGAGGTCCAAGCGCAGTTCGGCCTCGAACAGGTGATCTTCGTGCCGACCGGCCAGCCGTGGCAGAAGACCCACGAGGTGGTCAGCCCGGCCGAGGACCGCTACCTGATGACCGTGGTCGCCACCGCGTCCAACCCCCGGTTCCAGGTCAGCCGGGTCGACATCGACCGCGCCGGGCCCACCTACACCGCCGACACGCTGGCCGACCTGCGCGCCCTGTACCCGGAAGCCGAGCTGTACTTCATCACCGGGGCGGACGCGCTGGAGCAGATCCTGTCGTGGCACCGGGTGGACGAGCTGTTCGAGCTGGCGCACTTCATCGGCGTCACCCGGCCCGGCTACCAGCTGGCGGGCGAGCACCTGCCCAAGGGCGCGGTGTCGCTGGTGGAGATCCCGGCGATGGCGATCTCCTCCACCGGCTGCCGCCAGCGCGTCCGCGCCGGCCTGCCGGTCTGGTACCTGGTGCCTGACGGCATCGTCCAGTACATCGCCAAGCGGGGCCTGTACCGGGGAGAAGACGACTCGGCAGGGGTCGAGTGGGGGCCGAGGCCATCCGGTACC